From a single Apium graveolens cultivar Ventura chromosome 2, ASM990537v1, whole genome shotgun sequence genomic region:
- the LOC141689775 gene encoding uncharacterized protein LOC141689775 has translation MKKARLAGLDTRGKATEPIFLKKHKEPIGEASTEGAGGHGTPITAAAPTAAATGAFQPLWGFRRGDTVVGSTKHAWDWSYHSVTPKDFTDVVATPDLERIKLMGAQSLASSNAYFQGAVRQAESWKRASDKADNALRRQQKKYATLEKKLKRKEEELGESNAELVVLRAEKDKAIDNYLDSEEFAQSMRIRDDSVFPGFFRTGWDTALGTVNEACPDINPADYICPDDEALLQRVVDENTPRGGVNR, from the exons atgaagaaagctcggctcgcaggcctagacacccggggaaaggccacggagcctatctttttgaagaagcacaaagagcctataggggaggcctcaactgaaggagctggaggccatggtactcctatcactgctgctgcccctactgctgctgccacaggcgcctttcagcctctctggggattccgccgaggggacaccgtagttggttccacgaaacatgcttgggattggtcttaccatagcgtgacccccaaggattttactgatgtggtggccacccctgatcttgagaggatcaagctcatgggagctcagtctctggcttcg tctaacgcctattttcaaggcgctgtgaggcaagccgaatcatggaagcgggcttctgataaggccgataatgccctcaggaggcaacagaagaagtacgctaccctggagaagaagctcaagcgcaaggaggaagaactcggagagtctaacgccgagctggtggtacttcgggcggagaaggataaagctatagacaactatctggactcggaggagtttgcccaatccatgaggattagggatgattcagtctttcctgggttttttaggactggttgggacacggcccttgggaccgtgaacgaggcttgtcctgatattaacccggcggactatatctgccctgatgacgaggctttgctacagag